The Ziziphus jujuba cultivar Dongzao chromosome 7, ASM3175591v1 genome includes a region encoding these proteins:
- the LOC107423426 gene encoding uncharacterized protein LOC107423426, with protein MEWSPQDAMKAYLQTLHLCKVQNNEERKTKVIEPRCIEFLSALAAGKRARLIVQVSAEGITPLTIALAVAAKQTGGQLVCILPQREQVEKSRAWVIGNDLEDVIELDYGNPCEVIDKYMSIDFAVIDCKFEDHLSLSKMMKLNPTGAVVVVANNLKAMRDRVPFVEVLEGEHRLESVTLPIGEGMELIRFGSVCKRQTRRYKRFHVTFEN; from the exons ATGGAGTGGTCTCCCCAAGATGccatgaaagcctaccttcaaacTCTCCACTTG TGTAAGGTTCAAAACAATGAAGAACGTAAGACGAAGGTCATTGAACCCAGATGCATAGAGTTTTTATCAGCTTTAGCAGCCGGAAAACGAGCGAGATTGATAGTGCAAGTCTCTGCAGAAGGTATAACGCCATTGACGATTGCACTGGCCGTGGCTGCAAAGCAGACAGGAGGCCAGCTTGTTTGTATACTTCCGCAACGTGAACAAGTAGAGAAAAGCAGAGCTTGGGTTATTGGAAATGATCTTGAGGATGTTATTGAACTTGATTATGGAAATCCTTGCGAAGTGATTGATAAGTACATGAGTATCGATTTTGCAGTTATTGATTGTAAATTTGAAGATCACTTGAGTTTATCCAAGATGATGAAGCTTAATCCGACTGGTGCTGTAGTGGTGGTGGCGAACAATCTCAAAGCAATGAGAGATAGAGTTCCGTTTGTTGAAGTCTTAGAAGGGGAGCATAGACTTGAGTCTGTAACTCTTCCTATAGGAGAAGGAATGGAGCTGATAAGATTTGGATCGGTTTGTAAGCGCCAGACCAGGAGATACAAAAGATTTCATGTGACGTTTGAAAACTGA
- the LOC107423444 gene encoding dolichyl-diphosphooligosaccharide--protein glycosyltransferase subunit DAD1-like isoform X1, translating into MGGSSSTSKDALALFQFLGSAYSATHTTFKIIDLYVVYAVFTALTQVVYMAIVGSFPFNSFLSGVLSCIGTAVLAVCLRIQVNKKNKEFTDLPPQRAFADFLLSNLVLNLVIMNFLG; encoded by the exons ATGGGGGGGTCGTCGTCGACAAGCAAGGATGCATTGGCTCTATTCCAGTTCCTCGGCTCCGCCTATTCAGCCACTCATACCACTTTCAAG atcATAGATCTCTATGTCGTTTATGCTGTCTTCACAGCTCTCACCCAG GTAGTTTACATGGCTATTGTTGGATCATTTCCATTTAACTCTTTTCTTTCAGGAGTACTTTCTTGTATAGGAACAGCAGTTCTTGCT GTTTGCCTCCGGATTCAAGTGAACAAAAAGAACAAGGAATTCACG GATTTGCCACCACAGCGTGCATTTGCGGATTTTCTTCTATCCAATTTGGTTCTAAATTTGGTGATCATGAACTTCCTTGGATAA
- the LOC107423471 gene encoding disease resistance protein RPM1 yields MDLLIGKVVSILENEASLILGLRDDLEEIQQELVSMKSFLEDTEIQKELSEVDKVCMASIRDLVYKVGDTIDEFSYHANHHRGGGRIMGFLHHIIYFPENLWMKHQIGTKLREIKKKVKDIADRRQRYAVNRREGKSPYEHSDKWVQNHAESSLFIEKEEIVGIERKKTELMGSLMDGNPRQIAVSLIGMGGSGKTTLAASIYRDESIKRYFHCHAWITVSQTYVIEDLLRSLITEFHQSRKEEVTVDLKAKSYRDLVDMLLNYLKTKRYLVVLDDVWDTNLWTAIRVSFPDREMGSRIVLTTRKEDVALSSSGGGSRIHRIQPLLPNDAWKLFCMKAFSSYPDNSCPEEFKKIASELLDKCEGLPLAIVALGGIMSSKNSIIEWRKVCKNLNWQLNDDPNLEKANKILLLSFNDLPYQLKPCFLYCSLFPEDYLMRRKRLIRLWMAEGFVEQVRGLTPEEVADSYLMKLVSRSMLVVVERNPSGRPKACKMHDLLRELAVSVSEREKFGAIYDGSENMEKCEARRLSIIQTDNEIQSWNGVSQLRTLLVFVPLFSKLKLPLGFKLLRVLDLEGGFPIEKLPDELVYLFNLRYLNLGETSVHKLPKSIGRLRNLQTLIIRDTNIVTLPKGIAKLQNLRHLLMYHYCQEDGFGFRYVRGTQAPSKITKLKMLQVLSCIISEGDLIQQIGNMTQLTRLGITDVKGSDEMDLCVSLEKLRLLHYLFLMVIDEEETLRLDAISSPPPLLQVLILTGKLEKVPRWISSLHNLVSLFLHWSRLVEDLLPHIARLPTLGDLCLINAYVRETMYFHEGFLKLTRLTLVNLPQLHFISIGRGVMPALQVLFLAECSKLKTLPMGIEDLSNLQELKLGSMPMELIESIRVGGVDRSKVQRIPNIQHYFGKMHESLSEWND; encoded by the exons ATGGACCTCTTGATTGGCAAAGTAGTATCCATCCTCGAAAATGAAGCGTCTCTGATACTTGGTCTTCGGGATGACCTTGAGGAGATCCAGCAGGAGCTTGTTAGCATGAAATCCTTTTTAGAGGATACTGAGATCCAGAAAGAACTCAGTGAAGTTGACAAAGTTTGTATGGCAAGTATAAGGGATTTGGTTTATAAGGTTGGAGATACCATTGATGAATTTAGCTATCATGCGAATCATCATCGAGGTGGGGGTCGAATTATGGGTTTCCTCCACCATATCATTTACTTTCCCGAGAATCTTTGGATGAAACATCAAATTGGGACAAAGTTGAGggagattaaaaaaaaggttaaggATATTGCGGATAGGAGGCAAAGATATGCTGTCAATCGTAGAGAAGGAAAAAGTCCTTACGAACATAGTGACAAATGGGTGCAGAACCATGCAGAGTCCTCTCTTTtcatagaaaaagaagaaatcgTCGGGatagaaaggaaaaagacaGAACTAATGGGGAGCCTGATGGATGGAAATCCACGCCAGATTGCTGTCTCACTGATCGGAATGGGAGGATCCGGTAAGACAACACTGGCTGCCAGTATCTACCGTGATGAAAGTATAAAGAGATACTTCCACTGTCATGCATGGATTACTGTTTCTCAGACTTATGTGATAGAGGATTTGCTCAGAAGCTTAATCACAGAATTCCATCAATCAAGGAAGGAAGAGGTTACTGTGGATTTGAAGGCCAAGAGCTATAGAGATCTGGTTGATATGCTGCtgaattacttgaaaacgaaaCGATACCTAGTTGTCTTGGATGATGTATGGGATACCAACCTTTGGACAGCGATAAGGGTGTCATTTCCAGATAGAGAGATGGGAAGCAGAATAGTACTCACCACTCGGAAAGAAGATGTAGCGCTCTCTTCTTCTGGTGGTGGAAGCCGCATTCATCGTATTCAACCATTGCTACCAAACGATGCTTGGAAACTCTTCTGCATGAAAGCTTTCTCAAGCTATCCGGACAATTCTTGTCCGGaagagtttaaaaaaattgcttCTGAACTTCTCGACAAGTGCGAAGGCCTACCTTTAGCTATCGTAGCTTTGGGTGGTAttatgtcttccaaaaattcCATAATAGAGTGGAGAAAAGTTTGTAAAAACTTAAATTGGCAGCTAAATGACGATCCCAACTTAGAGAAAGCCAATAAGATATTGTTGCTTAGTTTCAATGATTTGCCATACCAATTGAAGCCCTGTTTCTTGTATTGCTCCCTATTTCCAGAAGATTATTTGATGAGAAGAAAAAGGCTTATCAGGCTGTGGATGGCCGAAGGATTTGTAGAACAAGTTAGAGGGCTCACACCTGAAGAAGTTGCAGATAGCTATCTTATGAAACTCGTTTCGCGAAGCATGTTAGTTGTCGTAGAAAGGAACCCATCTGGGAGGCCAAAAGCATGCAAGATGCATGATCTTCTGCGGGAGCTTGCTGTGTCTGTATCCGAAAGAGAGAAATTTGGTGCTATATATGATGGGAGTGAAAACATGGAAAAATGCGAAGCTCGCCGCCTGTCAATTATCCAAACTGATAATGAAATTCAATCATGGAACGGTGTGTCTCAGCTTCGCACTTTACTTGTGTTTGTCCCTCTGTTTTCAAAACTGAAATTGCCACTCGGATTCAAATTGTTAAGGGTCTTAGATTTGGAGGGTGGTTTTCCAATTGAAAAATTGCCTGATGAATTAGTCTACCTATTCAACTTAAGGTATTTAAATTTAGGGGAAACTTCAGTACATAAGCTTCCAAAATCCATAGGTAGACTTCGTAACCTTCAAACCTTGATTATCAGGGACACAAACATTGTGACACTTCCTAAAGGAATAGCAAAATTACAGAACTTGCGCCATCTTCTAATGTATCATTATTGTCAAGAAGATGGTTTTGGTTTCAGATATGTACGGGGGACACAAGCACCATCAAAGATCACTAAGTTGAAAATGTTGCAAGTTCTGTCTTGTATTATATCAGAAGGTGACCTTATACAACAAATAGGGAATATGACCCAGCTTACTAGGCTTGGCATTACCGATGTGAAAGGCAGTGACGAGATGGATTTATGTGTCTCACTTGAAAAACTGAGGTtacttcattatttatttttgatggtAATTGATGAAGAGGAAACCCTTCGACTGGATGCCATCTCATCACCTCCTCCACTGCTTCAAGTCCTCATTCTGACCGGGAAACTGGAGAAGGTACCGCGCTGGATTTCTTCCCTTCACAATCTCGTATCATTGTTTTTGCATTGGTCCAGACTTGTAGAAGATCTACTTCCTCATATAGCAAGATTACCGACCTTGGGGGATCTATGTCTTATCAATGCTTATGTTAGGGAAACAATGTATTTTCATGAAGGCTTTCTAAAGCTCACCCGCTTGACCTTGGTAAATTTACCACAATTGCATTTTATATCTATTGGAAGGGGGGTGATGCCTGCTCTCCAGGTACTTTTTCTCGCAGAATGCAGTAAGTTAAAGACACTGCCAATGGGTATTGAAGATCTTTCCAATCTCCAAGAATTGAAGTTGGGATCCATGCCAATGGAGTTGATAGAGAGTATACGAGTGGGAGGTGTGGATCGTTCAAAGGTCCAACGCATACCCAACATCCaacattattttggaaaaatgcATGAAAGTTTGTCCGAATG GAATGATTAA
- the LOC107423444 gene encoding dolichyl-diphosphooligosaccharide--protein glycosyltransferase subunit DAD1-like isoform X2, with protein sequence MGGSSSTSKDALALFQFLGSAYSATHTTFKIIDLYVVYAVFTALTQVVYMAIVGSFPFNSFLSGVLSCIGTAVLAVNKKNKEFTDLPPQRAFADFLLSNLVLNLVIMNFLG encoded by the exons ATGGGGGGGTCGTCGTCGACAAGCAAGGATGCATTGGCTCTATTCCAGTTCCTCGGCTCCGCCTATTCAGCCACTCATACCACTTTCAAG atcATAGATCTCTATGTCGTTTATGCTGTCTTCACAGCTCTCACCCAG GTAGTTTACATGGCTATTGTTGGATCATTTCCATTTAACTCTTTTCTTTCAGGAGTACTTTCTTGTATAGGAACAGCAGTTCTTGCTG TGAACAAAAAGAACAAGGAATTCACG GATTTGCCACCACAGCGTGCATTTGCGGATTTTCTTCTATCCAATTTGGTTCTAAATTTGGTGATCATGAACTTCCTTGGATAA
- the LOC107423444 gene encoding dolichyl-diphosphooligosaccharide--protein glycosyltransferase subunit DAD1-like isoform X3: MGGSSSTSKDALALFQFLGSAYSATHTTFKIIDLYVVYAVFTALTQVVYMAIVGSFPFNSFLSGVLSCIGTAVLAGFATTACICGFSSIQFGSKFGDHELPWIN; this comes from the exons ATGGGGGGGTCGTCGTCGACAAGCAAGGATGCATTGGCTCTATTCCAGTTCCTCGGCTCCGCCTATTCAGCCACTCATACCACTTTCAAG atcATAGATCTCTATGTCGTTTATGCTGTCTTCACAGCTCTCACCCAG GTAGTTTACATGGCTATTGTTGGATCATTTCCATTTAACTCTTTTCTTTCAGGAGTACTTTCTTGTATAGGAACAGCAGTTCTTGCTG GATTTGCCACCACAGCGTGCATTTGCGGATTTTCTTCTATCCAATTTGGTTCTAAATTTGGTGATCATGAACTTCCTTGGATAAATTAG